A single Lolium perenne isolate Kyuss_39 chromosome 6, Kyuss_2.0, whole genome shotgun sequence DNA region contains:
- the LOC127307713 gene encoding nuclear ribonuclease Z: protein MAKSGKSTEAASTTAPSPPTPSPSVKAKARKRLEIEGYPVEGISIGGQETCVIFPTLSLAFDIGRCPQRAVSQDFLFISHAHLDHIGGLPMYVATRGLYRLRPPTIFVPKYLKELVEQLFDVHRAMDQSELKHTLIPLDVGEEYELRRDLKVKAFKTYHAIPSQGYVIYSVKQKLKQDYLGLPGSEIKRLKLSGVEITNTVTTPEVAFTGDTMSDFILDPDNVDVLKAKILVVESTFLDDSVSIEHAREYGHTHLFEIASHSDKLENKAILLIHFSARYTTEEIDAAISRLPPSFQSRVYALKEGI, encoded by the exons atggctAAGAGCGGCAAGTCGACGGAGGCGGCGAGCACAACGGCCCCTTCTCCTCCAACCCCGTCTCCCTCCGTAAAGGCTAAGGCGAGGAAGCGGCTGGAGATCGAGGGGTACCCTGTGGAGGGCATCTCCATCGGCGGGCAGGAGACCTGCGTCATCTTCCCGACGCTGAGCCTCGCCTTCGACATCGGTCGGTGCCCGCAGCGCGCCGTGTCGCAGgactttctcttcatctcccacgCCCACCTCGACCATATCGGGGGCCTCCCCATGTACGTGGCCACGCGGGGGCTCTATAGGCTGCGCCCGCCCACTATCTTCGTCCCCAAGTACCTCAAGGAGCTCGTCGAGCAGCTGTTCGACGTGCACCGAGCCATGGACCAGTCCGAGCTCAAGCACACCCTCATCCCACTCGACGTTGGCGAGGAGTATGAGCTCAGGAGGGACCTCAAGGTCAAGGCCTTCAAGACCTACCATGCCATACCCAGCCAG GGGTATGTGATATACTCGGTGAAGCAAAAGCTCAAGCAGGATTATCTCGGTCTTCCGGGGAGCGAGATCAAAAGGTTGAAGTTATCAGGTGTGGAG ATTACCAATACAGTCACAACACCTGAGGTTGCCTTTACTGGAGATACGATGTCAGATTTCATTCTCGATCCTGATAATGTGGATGTGTTGAAGGCCAAAATTCTTGTAGTGGAG AGTACTTTCCTTGATGATTCTGTTTCCATTGAGCATGCAAGAGAGTATGGGCACACGCACTTGTTCGAG ATTGCAAGTCACTCTGATAAGCTTGAAAACAAGGCCATTCTACTAATTCACTTTTCGGCTCGTTATACAACAGAG GAAATTGATGCAGCGATAAGCAGGTTGCCACCATCTTTTCAAAGCAGAGTTTATGCGTTGAAAGAGGGCATCTAA
- the LOC127307712 gene encoding pectate lyase, giving the protein MERSLQWSRPASLLLFAAAFLAAAAVASAGYNPDPLSVVNHFNRAVQRSSSPRRTLSEKKKKGKYSGPCLATNPIDRCWRCRKDWATDRQRLARCAKGFGRETTGGLGGKVYIVTDPSDDYKNPVPGTLRWGVVQIEPLWIIFARDMIITTTQEIVIQSNKTIDGRGAQVHIADGGSLTIQNQRNIIIHNLHIHDIKKTEGGDVAVSPNHFTPRTKADGDGVSLFNATDVWIDHLSMSLCEDGMVDVVAASTAVTISNCHLTNHNDVMLFGANDNTPEDKVIQVSVAFNHFGRGLVQRMPRCRYGFFHVVNNDYTHWLMYAIGGSSNPTIISQGNRYIAPPNMAAKQITKRDYAEESVWKNWVWHTEADLMMNNAFFTPSGGNIQQQLNKKDLIKPKPGEYVTRLTRFAGTLACKPGIAC; this is encoded by the exons ATGGAGCGTAGCCTCCAATGGAGCAGGCCGGCGTCGCTGCTCCTCTTCGCCGCGGCATTCCTGGCTGCGGCTGCCGTGGCGAGCGCGGGGTACAACCCCGACCCCTTGAGCGTCGTCAATCACTTCAACCGCGCCGTCCAGAG GTCGAGTAGCCCGCGTCGAACGCTgtcagagaagaagaagaagggcaagtACTCGGGGCCGTGCTTGGCGACGAACCCGATCGACCGGTGCTGGCGCTGCCGCAAGGACTGGGCGACGGACCGGCAGCGGCTGGCCCGCTGCGCCAAGGGCTTCGGCCGCGAGACCACTGGCGGGCTCGGGGGCAAGGTCTACATCGTCACCGACCCAAGCGACGACTACAAGAACCCGGTGCCCGGCACACTCCGGTGGGGTGTCGTCCAGATTGAGCCGCTGTGGATCATCTTCGCGAGGGACATGATCATCACCACCACCCAGGAGATCGTGATCCAGAGCAACAAGACCATCGACGGGCGCGGGGCTCAGGTGCACATCGCCGATGGCGGCAGCCTCACCATCCAGAACCAGcgcaacatcatcatccacaaccTCCACATCCACGACATTAAGAAGACGGAGGGCGGCGATGTGGCGGTGTCACCGAACCACTTCACCCCGCGCACCAAGGCTGACGGCGACGGCGTCTCCCTCTTCAACGCCACCGACGTGTGGATCGACCACCTCTCCATGTCCCTGTGCGAGGACGGGATGGTCGACGTCGTGGCGGCATCCACCGCCGTCACCATCTCCAACTGCCACCTCACAAACCACAACGACGTCATGCTCTTCGGCGCCAACGACAACACGCCCGAGGACAAGGTCATCCAGGTCAGCGTCGCCTTCAACCACTTCGGGAGAGGCCTCGTCCAGAGGATGCCCCGATGCCGCTACGGCTTCTTCCACGTCGTCAACAACGACTACACGCACTGGCTCATGTACGCCATTGGAGGCAGTAGCAACCCTACCATCATCAGCCAGGGAAACCGATACATCGCGCCGCCAAACATGGCTGCAAAACAG ATCACCAAGCGCGACTACGCCGAGGAATCCGTGTGGAAGAACTGGGTTTGGCACACAGAGGCCGACCTCATGATGAACAACGCCTTCTTCACTCCATCCGGCGGCAATATCCAGCAGCAGCTAAACAAGAAGGACCTCATCAAGCCCAAGCCAGGGGAATATGTCACGAGGCTCACCCGCTTCGCCGGCACGCTAGCCTGCAAGCCAGGCATTGCCTGCTGA